In Solanum stenotomum isolate F172 chromosome 6, ASM1918654v1, whole genome shotgun sequence, one DNA window encodes the following:
- the LOC125869155 gene encoding ABC transporter G family member 1-like, translating into MESQSNYVPRWTPSPIRSPHRRNESETNESVSSEEDISFSHINNPTKNFPFTPNIGSIEAPSLRVDSEIKRSIEMESTNSHEVPKQISVTNPMVSNTNFGYDDDVALSGKLINEGIYLTWKDLWVTVPDKKSGRRAILQGLTGYVQPGEVLAIMGPSGCGKSTLLDTLAGRLDSNTRQTGEILINGRRQSLAFGTSAYVTQDDTLMTTLTVKEAIYYSAQLQLPDSMSRSEKRDRAEQTIREMGLQDAMNTRIGGWSVKGLSGGQKRRVSICIEILKRPKLLFLDEPTSGLDSAASYHVMNKIVQLAKQDGRTIVASIHQPSSEVFQLFHNLCLLSSGRIVYFGNISNANEYFALNGFPCPTMRNPSDHYLRTINKDFDVDIEKGVGGGKATATEAIDILVKSYKTSQGCQQVQRKVSEICQQSGGEEAKKGSQAGFITQCMVLTRRSFVNMYRDLGYYWLRFAIYIALCLCVGTIFHDIGHDYGSIQARGSMLMFVAAFLTFMAIGGFPSFVEDMKIFTRERLNGHYGVAAYVVGNTFSSIPYLILISVIPGAIAYYLVGLQKGFDHFAYFSLVLFTTMMLVESLMMIVASIVPDFLMGIITGAGIQGVMMLNGGFFRLPNDLPKPFWKYPMYYIAFHKYANQGFYKNEFLGLNFPNEQIKGPAIISGEEILRNVWQVQMGYSKWVDVAIIFGMVILYRFMFLGIIKTVEKVKPMIRAFMARSSKNPTHAEDLDS; encoded by the exons ATGGAGTCACAATCTAATTATGTTCCGAGATGGACACCTAGTCCCATTCGATCACCTCATCGACGTAACGAATCGGAGACAAATGAAAGTGTTAGCTCTGAAGAAGACATTTCTTTTAGCCACATTAATAATCCAACCAAAAATTTCCCATTTACACCAAATATTGGTTCAATTGAAGCACCATCTCTAAGGGTTGATTCTGAAATAAAAAGGTCAATAGAGATGGAAAGTACTAATTCTCATGAGGTACCTAAACAAATTAGTGTTACTAATCCTATGGTTAGTAATACTAATTTTGGTTATGATGATGATGTGGCTTTGAGTGGAAAGTTGATTAATGAAGGAATTTATTTAACATGGAAAGATTTATGGGTAACTGTGCCTGATAAAAAAAGTGGGAGAAGAGCTATTTTGCAAGGGCTTACTGGTTATGTACAACCTGGTGAAGTTTTGGCAATTATGGGTCCTTCTGGTTGTGGCAAATCAACTCTTCTTGACACTCTAGCAG GGAGATTGGATTCGAACACAAGACAAACAGGAGAGATCCTCATCAATGGTCGTAGACAATCACTTGCTTTTGGTACTTCG GCATACGTGACACAAGATGACACATTGATGACAACCCTAACAGTAAAAGAAGCAATTTACTATTCAGCCCAACTCCAATTACCGGATTCGATGTCGAGATCAGAGAAGAGAGATAGGGCTGAACAAACAATAAGAGAAATGGGTTTACAAGATGCAATGAATACAAGAATTGGTGGATGGAGTGTTAAAGGGCTAAGTGGTGGACAAAAAAGAAGAGTTAGTATTtgtattgaaatattaaaaaggcCCAAACTATTATTTCTTGATGAACCAACAAGTGGGCTTGATAGTGCTGCTTCTTATCATGTTATGAATAAAATTGTCCAATTGGCTAAACAAGATGGAAGAACTATTGTTGCTTCAATTCATCAACCAAGTAGTGaagtttttcaactttttcacAATCTTTGCCTATTGTCCTCTGGAAGAATTGTCTACTTTGGTAACATTTCTAATGCTAATGAG tatTTTGCTTTGAATGGGTTCCCATGTCCAACCATGAGGAATCCATCCGATCATTACCTAAGGACAATCAACAAGGACTTTGATGtt gataTTGAAAAAGGAGTTGGTGGTGGAAAAGCTACTGCTACAGAAGCAATTGATATTCTTGTGAAGTCATACAAGACTTCACAGGGTTGTCAACAAGTTCAACGTAAAGTTTCAGAAATTTGTCAACAG AGTGGAGGAGAAGAGGCAAAGAAAGGGAGTCAAGCAGGCTTTATTACTCAGTGTATGGTTCTCACAAGGAGGTCTTTCGTGAACATGTATCGCGATCTTGGTTATTACTGGTTACGTTTTGCAATTTATATTGCTTTGTGTTTGTGTGTTGGAACTATTTTTCATGACATTGGACATGACTATGGCTCCATTCAG GCTAGAGGTTCAATGTTGATGTTTGTTGCTGCCTTCTTGACTTTTATGGCTATTGGTGGATTCCCTTCTTTTGTTGAAGATatgaaa ATTTTCACTCGAGAAAGATTAAATGGACACTATGGTGTGGCTGCATATGTGGTGGGAAATACATTTTCTTCCATTCCTTACCTTATATTAATCTCAGTTATACCAGGCGCTATTGCTTATTACCTCGTCGGATTACAAAAGGGGTTCGATCACTTTGCGTATTTTTCACTAGTACTTTTCACAACCATGATGTTAGTCGAGAGCCTCATGATGATTGTGGCAAGCATTGTCCCCGACTTCCTCATGGGAATCATAACAG GAGCTGGAATTCAAGGTGTTATGATGCTTAATGGAGGTTTTTTCAGATTGCCTAATGATCTTCCTAAGCCATTTTGGAAGTACCCTATGTATTACATTGCATTTCACAAATATgcaaatcaaggattttacaagAATGAATTCTTGGGTTTAAATTTCCCTAATGAACAAATTAAAGGGCCAGCCATAATTAGTGGTGAAGAAATATTGAGAAATGTATGGCAAGTACAAATGGGATATTCAAAATGGGTTGATGTTGCTATAATATTTGGAATGGTAATACTCTATAGGTTCATGTTTTTGGGAATAATTAAAACTGTGGAGAAAGTTAAACCTATGATTAGAGCATTTATGGCTCGTTCTTCcaaaaatccaactcatgctgAAGATCTAGACTCTTGA